Proteins from one Syngnathus scovelli strain Florida chromosome 9, RoL_Ssco_1.2, whole genome shotgun sequence genomic window:
- the nacad gene encoding uncharacterized protein nacad isoform X2, whose product MNINRRTLDEPKRGSHETSMPGESAHRSVNEHPGLGEDDTGLPGPGKSRHPSTASTPSDCGSSPSESGSSPSPSTPQKLLPSHTSPFGPRLFHVTSNSSGTPRPQPEGSDHRQNNLPRLSVKLGGHGPCGRLVPVKMERIKVLTGSEVESDYPESQTMDTRVVMGQETLLKPSEILKGARSHSRRDQASPSSVSKSFSEAQPKVNKTQMETSNEECKIKKPDKEDKQTEQAPPPAKSLALPSSCLEPEFTNEHLMIKKEDQSFASVEVPSQSVHEQACPVTLSFSEPTYSVDPLRVGVPSSLDPDLYYTAPSTPIKMASRSSHLKHHSYPGSPAFSPSPGLPSDSDDLCSPVTSPSGSYMTAEGGSWTSSYASSASSSTSPNPLLAEDAQEARACFVGSLSEIGDEVGEDKISPEREKVGQSPEDTINPRLGITGTTILEEEEAQIDEDESRIAGESRSCWVRSSSGHTSDSQEDGGESESSLCPLEEASEHSPLKLDPSASDKSDQEETAADNPARSSSNPNRDPPVLLRDSLSAEAFAQLCSAGSFMFSPAACAEDMSEEERMIPVSLIPFPPHTSLIFKADSFEITLFPTEDDNKVAVDGNEGEDVDAYAAGEEEADVEDDDDDDDEEDDDYAVNGPKIAEDDGLDNSGEVVEEANVEVKVVEEEEDEEEQDDEEGEHVREAASAGDEESSGSFLHTLSETSINDGLDDFFCYQDDTDDSLDSASYNGEEDERLYSTERHAQSLEPTLDSTEKQSEPQQEPATGQTETSPTRQSPMMDRLDTICLSADNSAETDELEHKPPEDAECSGPLDQTKDEISAKQCTVLQESKHEPSPQSTSVGTPEMTNPDNPVLQNQSTDEELPNDVSPKQPDETREDSIPERDSYKLLIKPSRYVSGSDVDGGARRILSSHWSSDKAEREDRNKKNENGRGEIVHCRATDLASLTTATNDLNKGVLPLSNPKDPSPNPSNIPISTSPEVILGLADNLTLTPEHCPGDSGQENLSTDERVLGASGSPHSPLAISPKRENSETDTRRGNDPEVGIWCDDKTELHSGSVSEFEVWGAGESLSLSLGKKYDFEADSVLVCDSRGPRTETLNVSSEAYENYGDAFGHVLEMKDNRMDGKSHREEENELQGTSVSNLVGWKSIEELSEAGGGERRFLNDDVSNLNHDNADTPERITWMDSNNNNDATFDCLQLAMREGLNALSEDARPDCVSVKVRESVSNIPLEEMPSGDKQVAEDASGSQTTHADVGKPAASQHLKRSQGDQTITPDHNITLTLLDGYFGYFNPRCKSNADEGAKKVLQSESDEKWMEPETGSQKAMDASSVTDKLADEPKIQDALTGQLCDRLNSGMEEDTKKLKKRCAKNDEKITESPSSPQTTLDSFAQDDTEGALCTEKVGATKKGRRRKQNKALKVTANLDSGLDDLDEEIIPLASKDASSNASDGLSVTNKSKNKKTSSVQCQQKKDKTGSQVQKSRNCDTNTPLNLKAPVETNKEQDGRQEVPDNRQEVPGDRQEVLDNRQEVLGNRQEVLGDRQEVLDNRQEVLGNRQEVLGDRQEVLDNRQEVLGNRQEVLGDRQEVLDDRQEVLNNRQEVLSNRQEVLGDRQEVLNNRQEVLDNRQEVLNNRPEVLDNRQEVLDNRREALEYRPPTSGERRIRVDINDNNIDHDQNSPPEAIALCTSFSSPLPQTSKEPPCDLPTPVQESQPQLPPLITSSPAATNSSQQVLSRQFPPDNKIATHPTTQSDSSVASPSFAVSKPTQESSSISSHHHTKQGSTNISKVGRRTDSEEDCGLPRCVQGSVLKAAANRSGSTERSATSDQKESHPFASHRLNDKESGYSVKRNHAISEDFKNSSLVSCNESDSEGSVLELEEEPVRPPQPQSFSSADEGPNRTKQSRSEKKARKAMSKLGLKPVHGVTRITIKKSKSILFVISRPDVFKSPASDIYIVFGEAKIEDLSQQAHKAAAEKFKVPVTSTPLAPPVPPSLSIKEESEEEEEEVDNGGLEQRDIELVMAQANVSRAKAVRALKHNKNDIVNAIMELTM is encoded by the exons ATGAATATAAACAGGCGAACACTAGACG AGCCAAAGAGAGGCAGCCACGAGACAAGCATGCCGGGGGAGAGCGCTCACAGATCCGTCAACGAGCATCCGGGGCTGGGAGAGGATGATACCGGACTCCCTGGACCAG GCAAAAGCAGACACCCATCCACAGCGTCCACGCCCAGCGACTGTGGCTCTTCTCCTTCCGAAAGCGGTTCAAGTCCTTCTCCAAGCACCCCTCAGAAGCTTCTACCGTCACACACATCCCCGTTTGGACCCCGATTATTTCATGTGACATCAAACTCCAGCGGGACTCCGAGACCTCAACCTGAAGGGTCTGACCATCGGCAGAACAACCTGCCGAGATTATCCGTAAAGTTAGGCGGTCATGGACCTTGTGGCCGCCTTGTTCCTGTTAAAATGGAGAGAATCAAA GTTCTAACCGGTTCCGAGGTGGAGAGTGATTATCCAGAATCACAAACCATGGACACTCGAGTGGTGATGGGTCAGGAGACCCTCCTTAAACCGTCAGAGATCCTGAAAGGGGCACGGTCTCATAGCCGCCGCGATCAAGCTAGCCCGTCATCGGTTAGCAAAAGCTTTTCTGAAGCTCAGCCAAAAGTAAATAAGACCCAAATGGAAACGAGCAATGAagagtgcaaaataaaaaagccgGACAAAGAAGATAAACAAACCGAACAGGCTCCGCCCCCAGCCAAGAGTCTCGCATTACCTTCCTCATGTTTGGAGCCTGAATTCACAAATGAGCATTTGATGATCAAAAAAGAGGATCAAAGCTTTGCTAGTGTTGAAGTGCCTTCCCAGTCCGTCCACGAGCAGGCCTGTCCTGTGACTCTGTCCTTTTCCGAGCCGACTTATTCGGTAGACCCGCTCCGAGTGGGCGTGCCCTCGTCCCTGGACCCCGACTTGTACTACACCGCCCCTTCCACTCCCATCAAGATGGCGTCACGTTCCTCACATCTTAAACATCATTCCTATCCCGGCTCTCCCGCTTTCTCCCCGTCACCGGGCTTACCCTCAGACAGCGATGACCTCTGCTCCCCAGTGACCTCCCCTTCTGGCTCTTATATGACAGCTGAGGGTGGAAGCTGGACCTCCTCCTATGCATCCTCGGCCTCGTCCTCTACTTCCCCCAACCCTCTGCTCGCAGAAGACGCACAGGAGGCCCGCGCTTGCTTCGTTGGGTCCTTATCCGAGATTGGAGATGAAGTTGGCGAGGATAAAATTAGTCCAGAACGGGAGAAGGTAGGCCAATCTCCCGAGGATACCATCAATCCTCGGCTTGGGATAACAGGTACAACAATCCTTGAAGAGGAAGAGGCTCAAATTGATGAAGATGAGAGCAGGATTGCTGGAGAAAGTCGGTCTTGTTGGGTGAGGAGCAGTAGCGGCCACACCAGTGACTCCCAGGAGGATGGCGGCGAGTCCGAGAGCTCCCTCTGTCCACTAGAGGAGGCTAGCGAGCATTCACCTCTCAAACTGGACCCGAGTGCATCTGACAAAAGTGATCAAGAAGAAACAGCGGCGGATAATCCTGCTCGATCTTCATCTAACCCGAATCGTGACCCCCCTGTCCTTCTCCGTGACTCTCTCAGTGCTGAAGCCTTTGCTCAGCTTTGCTCCGCCGGTTCTTTTATGTTCTCTCCGGCAGCTTGCGCTGAGGATATGTCAGAAGAAGAAAGGATGATCCCCGTCTCCCTCATCCCATTTCCTCCTCACACCAGCCTCATCTTTAAAGCCGATTCTTTTGAAATCACTCTTTTCCCGACCGAGGATGACAACAAAGTAGCCGTGGACGGAAATGAAGGCGAGGACGTCGACGCGTATGCGGCCGGGGAGGAGGAAGCGGAtgttgaagatgatgatgatgatgacgatgaagaaGACGACGACTACGCCGTCAATGGTCCAAAAATTGCAGAAGATGACGGTTTGGACAACAGCGGTGAGGTGGTTGAGGAAGCTAACGTGGAAGTCAAAGTCGTcgaggaggaagaagatgaagaagagcAAGATGATGAAGAGGGAGAGCACGTCAGGGAGGCTGCCAGCGCCGGCGACGAGGAAAGCTCAGGCTCGTTTCTTCATACGCTCTCAGAGACATCGATAAATGACGGTCTGGATGACTTCTTCTGCTACCAAGATGATACGGATGACTCATTAGATTCCGCTTCCTATAACGGCGAGGAAGATGAACGGCTGTACAGCACCGAGAGGCACGCACAGTCGTTAGAACCAACGCTCGACTCTACCGAGAAGCAATCAGAACCGCAGCAGGAACCTGCCACTGGTCAAACGGAAACTTCTCCCACTCGGCAAAGTCCGATGATGGATCGCCTGGACACAATTTGTCTTTCTGCAGATAACTCCGCCGAGACCGATGAACTAGAACACAAACCTCCAGAAGACGCAGAATGTTCTGGTCCATTAGACCAAACAAAAGATGAGATCTCGGCAAAACAATGTACGGTTCTCCAGGAATCCAAACACGAGCCATCTCCCCAATCCACGTCTGTTGGGACACCAGAGATGACCAACCCAGATAACCCGGTTCTTCAAAACCAATCAACAGATGAAGAACTTCCGAACGACGTCAGTCCCAAACAGCCTGACGAAACCAGAGAAGATTCCATTCCAGAAAGGGATTCTTATAAATTGCTCATTAAGCCAAGTCGTTATGTGTCGGGAAGCGATGTTGATGGCGGGGCGAGGAGAATTTTATCATCGCATTGGTCCTCTGATAAGGCTGAGCGAGAAGATCGGAACAAGAAGAATGAAAATGGCAGAGGAGAGATTGTCCATTGCAGAGCTACCGATTTGGCTTCCTTGACCACGGCTACTAATGACCTCAACAAAGGTGTCCTTCCTCTCTCCAATCCTAAAGACCCAAGTCCCAACCCCAGTAACATCCCGATCTCCACATCTCCAGAAGTTATTCTCGGCCTTGCAGACAATCTGACTCTGACTCCTGAACATTGTCCCGGTGACTCCGGTCAGGAGAACCTAAGTACCGACGAGAGGGTACTCGGAGCGTCGGGATCGCCTCACTCTCCTCTTGCCATCTCGCCCAAAAGGGAGAACTCGGAAACAGATACCAGAAGGGGTAATGATCCTGAAGTCGGGATTTGGTGTGATGATAAAACGGAATTACATTCTGGATCCGTAtctgaatttgaagtttggggaGCAGGGGAGTCGCTTTCCTTGTCTCTCGGGAAGAAGTATGACTTTGAGGCTGACAGCGTACTCGTGTGTGACTCACGAGGCCCAAGGACGGAGACTCTCAACGTGAGTAGTGAAGCGTATGAAAACTATGGCGATGCTTTTGGTCATGTTCTGGAGATGAAAGATAACAGAATGGATGGAAAAAGCCATCGGGAAGAAGAGAATGAACTCCAGGGGACATCCGTGTCCAATTTGGTTGGTTGGAAGTCCATTGAGGAGCTCTCAGAAGCAGGTGGAGGGGAAAGAAGATTCCTGAATGATGATGTCAGCAATTTAAATCATGATAACGCAGACACACCAGAACGGATAACATGGATGGATTCCAACAATAATAACGACGCTACTTTTGATTGCTTGCAATTAGCAATGCGCGAAGGACTGAATGCTCTGTCTGAAGACGCCAGACCCGATTGTGTGAGTGTCAAAGTCAGAGAATCCGTTTCTAATATTCCCCTTGAGGAGATGCCGTCTGGGGACAAACAAGTAGCGGAAGACGCGTCTGGATCGCAAACAACGCACGCCgacgtgggcaaacctgcagcaAGCCAACATCTGAAAAGAAGTCAAGGCGATCAGACAATCACCCCGGATCATAACATAACGCTAACCTTACTCGACGGCTACTTTGGTTACTTTAACCCGAGATGTAAATCGAATGCAGATGAAGGTGCAAAAAAAGTTTTGCAATCCGAATCAGACGAGAAGTGGATGGAGCCTGAAACTGGAAGCCAAAAAGCCATGGATGCTAGTTCTGTGACTGACAAACTTGCAGATGAACCAAAGATTCAAGATGCCTTGACGGGACAGCTGTGTGATCGTTTGAACTCAGGGATGGAAGAAGATACTAAGAAATTAAAGAAGAGATGTGCAAAGAATGATGAAAAGATTACAGAAAGTCCCTCTTCTCCACAGACTACCTTGGATAGTTTTGCACAAGACGATACAGAAGGAGCACTTTGCACAGAGAAAGTTGGCGCCACTAAGAAAGGCCGAAGACGGAAACAAAACAAGGCCTTGAAGGTGACCGCAAATTTGGACTCCGGCCTTGACGATCTTGATGAAGAAATAATTCCCCTTGCTTCCAAAGATGCAAGCTCAAATGCGTCTGACGGCCTTTCGGTAACAAATAAGAGCAAAAACAAGAAAACTTCGTCAGTCCAGTGTCAACAGAAGAAAGACAAAACCGGATCACAAGTTCAAAAGAGTCGCAACTGTGACACCAACACTCCACTCAACCTCAAAGCTCCAGTAGAAACCAATAAAGAACAAGATGGCCGACAGGAAGTGCCTGACAACAGACAGGAAGTGCCTGGCGACAGACAGGAAGTGCTCGACAACAGACAGGAAGTGCTTGGCAACAGACAGGAAGTGCTTGGCGACAGACAGGAAGTTCTCGACAACAGACAGGAAGTGCTTGGCAACAGACAGGAAGTGCTTGGCGACAGACAGGAAGTGCTCGACAACAGACAGGAAGTGCTTGGCAACAGACAGGAAGTGCTTGGCGACAGACAGGAAGTGCTTGATGACAGACAGGAAGTGCTCAACAACAGACAGGAAGTGCTCAGCAACAGACAGGAAGTGCTTGGCGACAGACAGGAAGTGCTCAACAACAGACAGGAAGTGCTCGACAACAGACAGGAAGTGCTCAATAACAGACCGGAAGTGCTCGACAACAGACAGGAAGTGCTCGACAACAGACGGGAGGCGCTCGAATACCGACCGCCGACAAGCGGTGAGAGAAGAATCCGAGTGGACATTAACGACAACAACATCGACCATGACCAGAATTCCCCACCGGAGGCTATCGCACTATGCACTTCGttttcctcccccctccctcaaaCTTCCAAAGAGCCACCATGTGACCTTCCCACACCTGTGCAAGAATCCCAACCCCAACTCCCTCCCCTCATCACATCCTCTCCAGCCGCCACAAATTCCTCCCAGCAAGTACTTTCCCGCCAATTTCCTCCCGATAATAAAATCGCCACCCATCCGACGACTCAATCTGACTCAAGCGTTGCTTCACCATCTTTTGCCgtatccaagccaacccaggaatCATCTTCCATCTCTTCACACCATCACACCAAACAAGGCAGCACAAACATATCCAAAG TGGGGAGAAGAACAGACAGTGAGGAGGATTGCGGACTCCCCAGATGTGTTCAAGGGTCTGTGCTCAAAGCAGCGGCAAACCGAAGTGGATCCACGGAGAGAAGTGCCACGTCAGATCAAAAGGAAAGCCACCCGTTCGCTTCTCATCGACTAAACGACAAAGAATCGGGCTATTCAGTCAAGCGCAACCACGCAATTTCTGAAGACTTCAAAAACA GTTCTCTAGTGTCCTGTAACGAGTCCGATAGTGAGGGCTCGGTCCttgagctggaggaggagccAGTGAGACCTCCTCAACCGCAG TCCTTCTCCTCAGCAGACGAAGGCCCGAACAGAACCAAACAGAGCCGCAGTGAGAAAAAGGCCCGCAAG GCTATGTCGAAATTAGGTCTAAAGCCGGTCCACGGTGTGACCAGAATAACCATCAAGAAGTCCAAGAGTATCCTGTTTGTCATTAGCCGACCAGATGTCTTCAAAAGCCCCGCGTCGGATATTTATATTGTATTTGGGGAGGCCAAG ATTGAGGATCTTTCTCAACAGGCTCACAAAGCTGCTGCAGAGAAATTCAAGGTGCCTGTGACCTCCACTCCCTTGGCGCCCCCTGTCCCACCCAGCCTAAGCATCAAGGAGGAgagtgaagaagaggaagaggag GTGGACAACGGGGGTCTGGAGCAGAGGGACATCGAGCTGGTGATGGCTCAGGCCAACGTGTCTCGAGCCAAGGCAGTACGTGCGCTGAAACATAACAAGAATGACATCGTGAACGCGATCATG GAGCTGACCATGTGA